The following are from one region of the Mauremys reevesii isolate NIE-2019 linkage group 2, ASM1616193v1, whole genome shotgun sequence genome:
- the FAM83A gene encoding protein FAM83A, whose translation MSRSRHVGKIRKRLEEIKNQSVRPTKADFSHHESVRLATDALLDGGTESYLRALNEEGEVDFLSSVEAQYIKKNAREPYYANESPTERETGPRQNDAGSLQSGTYFPVSEGSEPALLHTWRTAEKPYLKEKSSATVYFQTEKNSNIRDIIRRCISKTSQVLAIMMDVFTDTEVFCDVLEAANKRGVFVYLLLDQSNIKLFSEMCDKVQIAEDHFKNISVRSVTGEVYCAKSGRKFSGQIQEKFIISDWRYVLSGSYSFTWLCGQVHRNFLSKFTGQVVELFDEEFRHLYALSKPVMGLRSPPHTVPFLLNTSTTTQGSLTSSSNQGSANTPSDPFSSLSANSTYQTKQPPSTPMYSSNPTSQSPLHRGNSFHGYTSFMSTQPWKTIQTNYYQWQHVADTPALLYNNVNIYKPMQFRQDDVNRSRLNPLW comes from the exons ATGAGCCGATCAAGACATGTGGGCAAGATAAGGAAACGGCTAGAGGAGATCAAGAATCAGTCAGTCAGGCCAACAAAAGCAGATTTCAGCCACCATGAAAGTGTAAGACTAGCTACTGATGCCCTGTTGGACGGTGGGACTGAATCTTATCTCAGAGCCTTAAATGAAGAAGGAGAGGTGGATTTTCTGTCATCCGTCGAAGCTCAGTATATCAAGAAAAATGCCAGAGAGCCTTACTATGCTAACGAATCTCCCACAGAGAGGGAGACTGGACCAAGGCAGAATGATGCTGGCTCTCTCCAGTCAGGAACATACTTCCCTGTATCTGAAGGTAGTGAACCAGCCCTGCTTCACACATGGCGCACAGCAGAGAAGCCCTATCTAAAGGAGAAATCCAGTGCCACTGTGTACTTCCAAACAGAGAAGAACAGCAACATCAGAGACATTATACGCCGCTGCATTAGCAAGACCAGTCAG GTTCTGGCCATTATGATGGATGTTTTCACTGATACCGAGGTATTCTGTGATGTGCTAGAGGCAGCTAACAAACGAGGTGTTTTTGTCTATCTGTTGCTTGATCAAAGCAACATAAAGCTCTTCAGTGAGATGTGTGACAAGGTGCAGATTGCAGAGGATCACTTTAAG AATATTTCAGTCCGAAGTGTTACTGGAGAGGTTTACTGTGCCAAGTCAGGCAGGAAATTCTCAGGGCAAATCCAGGAAAAATTCATCATTTCTGATTGGAGATACGTTCTCTCTGGATCATACAG CTTCACATGGCTGTGTGGCCAGGTTCACCGGAACTTCCTTTCCAAGTTCACTGGCCAAGTTGTAGAGCTCTTTGATGAAGAGTTTCGACACCTCTATGCTTTGTCCAAGCCAGTGATGGGACTGAGatctcccccacacacagtgcCCTTCTTGCTAAACACAAGCACCACCACCCAAGGCAGCCTCACTAGCAGCAGCAACCAGGGAAGTGCCAATACTCCTTCAGATCCATTCAGTAGCTTGTCGGCCAATAGCACGTATCAAACCAAACAACCCCCCAGCACTCCCATGTACAGCAGCAACCCAACATCACAGTCACCACTTCATAGAGGTAACTCCTTCCATGGCTACACCTCATTCATGTCAACCCAACCATGGAAGACCATCCAGACCAACTACTATCAGTGGCAGCATGTTGCTGACACCCCAGCACTCCTTTATAATAATGTTAACATCTACAAACCTATGCAATTTAGACAAGATGATGTAAACAGGTCCAGATTAAACCCATTGTGGTGA